From the Amycolatopsis thermoflava N1165 genome, one window contains:
- a CDS encoding isopenicillin N synthase family dioxygenase yields MTPPLPLIDISRFRDPAADREEFLAQLRHAAHEVGFFYVVGHGVPGELSAGIFDVARKFFALPEQQRLEIGNIHSPQFRGYTATGHEYTAGAPDWREQIDIGPEREALELAPGDPAWKRLIGPNLWPAALPELRETTLAWQAEALRVSREVLRALAASLGQDEGYFDEWFDAEAATHVKIIRYPGRVRDDADQGVGAHKDYGYLALLQQDEVGGLQVQAADGSWIDATPIPGSFVFNIGEMLEIATQGYLTATRHRVVSPPPGVERFSVPFFLGPRLDAVVEPLTLPAELAKQARGVSEDADNPLLAAYGENALVGWLRSHPEVARRWWSDVLAEQA; encoded by the coding sequence ATGACACCCCCACTGCCGTTGATCGACATCTCGCGTTTCCGTGACCCCGCAGCCGATCGGGAGGAGTTCCTGGCGCAGCTCCGGCACGCCGCGCACGAGGTGGGTTTCTTCTACGTCGTCGGGCACGGGGTCCCCGGCGAGCTGAGCGCCGGGATCTTCGACGTGGCGCGGAAGTTCTTCGCACTGCCCGAGCAGCAGCGGCTGGAGATCGGCAACATCCACTCCCCGCAGTTCCGCGGGTACACCGCCACCGGCCACGAGTACACCGCGGGCGCGCCGGACTGGCGGGAGCAGATCGACATCGGCCCGGAGCGGGAAGCGCTCGAACTCGCGCCCGGCGACCCGGCCTGGAAGCGGTTGATCGGTCCGAACCTGTGGCCAGCGGCGTTGCCGGAGCTGCGCGAGACGACGCTGGCGTGGCAGGCCGAGGCGCTGCGCGTGAGCCGCGAAGTGCTGCGGGCGCTGGCGGCCTCGCTCGGCCAGGACGAGGGCTATTTCGACGAGTGGTTCGACGCCGAAGCCGCCACCCACGTCAAGATCATCCGCTACCCCGGCCGCGTTCGCGACGACGCCGACCAGGGGGTGGGCGCCCACAAGGACTACGGCTACCTCGCGCTGTTGCAGCAGGACGAGGTCGGCGGGCTGCAGGTGCAGGCGGCGGACGGCAGCTGGATCGACGCCACCCCGATCCCGGGCAGCTTCGTGTTCAACATCGGCGAGATGCTGGAGATCGCGACCCAGGGCTACCTGACCGCGACGCGGCACCGCGTGGTCAGCCCGCCCCCGGGCGTGGAACGGTTCTCGGTGCCGTTCTTCCTCGGGCCACGCCTGGACGCGGTCGTCGAGCCGCTGACCTTGCCCGCCGAGCTGGCCAAGCAGGCCCGCGGCGTCAGCGAGGACGCCGACAACCCGCTGCTGGCCGCCTACGGCGAGAACGCGCTCGTGGGCTGGCTGCGGTCGCACCCCGAGGTCGCCCGGCGCTGGTGGTCCGACGTGCTGGCGGAGCAGGCGTGA
- a CDS encoding O-acetylhomoserine aminocarboxypropyltransferase/cysteine synthase family protein: MTGSWSFDTRQIHAGANPDPATGSRATPIYQTSSYVFDGADHAARAFALQDLETHAYTRLSNPTTAVAEARLADLESGVAAVAVASGQAAASLALLNLARAGDHIVSAASLYGGTYNLLAHTFADLGIAVTFVDDPDDLGRWRAAVRPETKAFFAESIGNPRGNVLDVSAVAAVAHDAGVPLVVDNTVPTPYLARPLEHGADIVVHSTTKFLSGHGTGIGGVVVDRGRFDYAADPERWPQFTRPDPSYHGLVFADEFGELGYTLRLRTKLVRDLGPAVAPFTSFLLLQGIETLSLRMSRHSRNAKAVAEWLAAQPEVAEVHYAGLPTSPWFDVGKRYLGGGAGGVLAFDLAGGLPAGRRFVDGLTLFSHLANIGDVRSLVIHPASTTHAQLDPDQQLASGVTPGQVRLSVGLEGLDDLLADLRRGLDATHGRH; the protein is encoded by the coding sequence GTGACCGGCTCCTGGTCGTTCGACACCCGGCAGATCCACGCCGGCGCGAACCCGGACCCGGCCACCGGATCCCGCGCCACGCCGATCTACCAGACCAGCTCCTACGTCTTCGACGGCGCCGACCACGCCGCCCGCGCGTTCGCCCTGCAGGACCTGGAAACCCACGCCTACACGCGCCTGTCGAACCCGACCACCGCCGTCGCCGAGGCGCGCCTCGCCGACCTCGAATCCGGCGTCGCCGCGGTCGCGGTGGCCAGCGGTCAGGCGGCGGCGTCGCTGGCGCTGCTGAACCTCGCCCGCGCCGGCGACCACATCGTGTCCGCGGCGAGCCTGTACGGCGGGACCTACAACCTGCTCGCCCACACCTTCGCCGACCTCGGGATCGCTGTCACCTTCGTCGACGACCCGGACGACCTCGGCCGGTGGCGCGCCGCGGTGCGGCCGGAGACCAAGGCGTTCTTCGCCGAATCGATCGGCAACCCGCGCGGCAACGTGCTGGACGTCTCGGCCGTGGCCGCCGTCGCGCACGACGCCGGGGTGCCGCTCGTGGTGGACAACACCGTGCCCACCCCGTACCTGGCCCGGCCGCTCGAGCACGGCGCCGACATCGTGGTGCACTCGACGACGAAGTTCCTGTCCGGGCACGGCACCGGGATCGGCGGCGTCGTGGTGGACCGCGGCCGGTTCGACTACGCGGCCGACCCGGAGCGCTGGCCGCAGTTCACCCGGCCCGACCCGAGCTACCACGGCCTCGTGTTCGCCGACGAGTTCGGCGAGCTCGGCTACACCCTGCGGCTGCGCACCAAACTGGTGCGGGATCTCGGCCCCGCCGTGGCGCCGTTCACCAGTTTCCTGCTGCTGCAGGGGATCGAGACGCTGTCGCTGCGGATGTCCCGGCACAGCCGCAACGCCAAGGCAGTCGCGGAATGGCTGGCGGCGCAACCCGAGGTGGCCGAGGTGCACTACGCCGGACTGCCGACCAGCCCGTGGTTCGATGTGGGAAAGCGCTATCTCGGCGGCGGCGCGGGCGGGGTCCTCGCGTTCGACCTGGCCGGCGGGCTGCCCGCGGGCCGCCGGTTCGTCGACGGCCTGACCCTGTTCAGCCACCTGGCCAATATCGGCGACGTGCGGAGCCTGGTCATCCACCCGGCCTCGACCACGCACGCGCAACTGGACCCGGACCAGCAGCTCGCCAGCGGCGTGACGCCAGGGCAGGTGCGGCTGTCGGTCGGCCTGGAGGGCCTCGACGACCTGCTCGCCGACCTCCGGCGCGGGCTCGACGCGACCCACGGGAGGCACTGA
- a CDS encoding alpha/beta fold hydrolase: MAEFAGVRGTIHHRHWTPEHPRALVVFFHGLGEHTGSYEPLAAALTGAGFALWAHDHAGHGRSDGERVLITVIDDLLDDAATLLGLARAAHPDLPLVVAGHSLGATVATLLTAERLLPSGTRPAAVVLAGSSIVPAPDAGGGLAELLASGIDPLDLRKDPGELTRHPGYAQQIREDPLTWQGGIRVETLAALAAAAERLPAAVSALDVPVLLLHGEKDDLAPAEGARRAAELLPDAEAVIFPDDLHNILNELDRDEVHATFVDFVRRHLQGER, translated from the coding sequence ATGGCCGAGTTCGCCGGCGTCCGCGGCACCATCCACCACCGGCACTGGACCCCGGAGCACCCGCGGGCGCTGGTGGTGTTCTTCCACGGCCTCGGTGAGCACACCGGCAGCTACGAGCCGCTCGCGGCGGCACTGACCGGCGCCGGGTTCGCGCTGTGGGCGCACGACCACGCCGGTCACGGCCGCAGCGACGGCGAACGCGTGCTGATCACCGTGATCGACGACCTGCTCGACGACGCCGCGACTCTCCTCGGGCTCGCCCGCGCGGCCCACCCGGACCTCCCGCTGGTCGTAGCCGGGCACTCGCTCGGCGCCACCGTCGCCACGTTGCTCACCGCGGAACGGCTGCTGCCGTCGGGCACCCGCCCGGCCGCCGTCGTGCTGGCCGGCTCCTCGATCGTCCCGGCGCCCGATGCGGGTGGCGGGCTGGCCGAACTCCTGGCCAGCGGCATCGACCCGCTTGACCTGCGCAAGGACCCGGGCGAGCTCACCCGCCACCCCGGGTACGCCCAGCAGATCCGCGAAGATCCGCTGACCTGGCAGGGCGGCATCCGCGTCGAGACCCTGGCCGCCCTCGCCGCCGCGGCTGAGCGCCTGCCGGCGGCGGTGTCCGCACTGGACGTCCCGGTGCTGCTGCTGCACGGCGAGAAGGACGACCTCGCCCCGGCCGAAGGTGCGCGGCGGGCGGCGGAACTGCTGCCCGACGCCGAAGCGGTGATCTTCCCCGACGACCTCCACAACATCCTCAACGAACTCGACCGCGACGAAGTCCACGCCACCTTCGTGGACTTCGTGCGGCGCCACCTCCAGGGAGAACGATGA
- a CDS encoding ABC transporter substrate-binding protein, whose protein sequence is MRRLLPAALTAVALLLTACGTGGTPQAGTAVQAATPPDDQLDTAATVDVRLVLEPTSLNIFGTSGAALDQILLDNVYQGLVTIDTNANDKIVPALATSWETSPDGLTYTFHLVRGAKFHDGSPLTSADVVWSLQQQIAPDSKAVYSANFATIDTVTAPDPATVQVRLKQRDSFLLWNLTQRGGIVYKQGTDFATLDGAENGSGPFTVAQWNRGSSITLARDENYWGAKPKVAKVVFHYITEQNAANNAQLTGQTDIQTAVDPTLLSAFAGNSGFAVLKGTTTDKFTLAFNGTQAPFTDPAVRHAIRQAINKQDVIRAYGAGLAIGSAVPPQDPWYEDLTGIDAYNPDNARKLLADAGFPNGLSLTLTVPSIYPAAISDVLVSNLKQAGITLTVQPVEFQTWLTKVFQQHDFQLSLVDHAEPRDLANYTKPGYYFGYDDKQVQDWYAQARLAATDAERDALLKRVGRQISEDAATDWLLLGQASTVVRTGVYGVPQNETSNRFNLSTVAVAK, encoded by the coding sequence ATGAGACGCCTCCTGCCTGCCGCGCTGACCGCGGTGGCCCTGCTCCTCACCGCGTGCGGCACCGGCGGCACACCCCAGGCCGGGACCGCCGTCCAGGCCGCCACACCGCCCGACGACCAGTTGGACACCGCCGCCACCGTCGACGTCCGGCTGGTGCTGGAACCCACCAGCCTCAACATCTTCGGCACCTCGGGCGCCGCGCTCGACCAGATCCTCCTCGACAACGTCTACCAGGGCCTGGTCACCATCGACACGAACGCCAACGACAAGATCGTGCCCGCGCTCGCCACTTCCTGGGAGACCTCGCCCGACGGCCTCACCTACACCTTCCACCTGGTGCGGGGCGCGAAATTCCACGACGGCTCGCCGCTGACCTCCGCCGACGTCGTGTGGTCGCTGCAGCAGCAGATCGCGCCGGACTCGAAGGCCGTCTACAGCGCCAACTTCGCCACCATCGACACCGTGACCGCGCCGGACCCGGCCACCGTGCAGGTCAGGCTCAAGCAGCGGGACAGCTTCCTGCTGTGGAACCTGACCCAGCGCGGCGGCATCGTCTACAAGCAGGGCACCGACTTCGCCACGCTCGACGGCGCCGAGAACGGCAGCGGCCCGTTCACCGTCGCGCAGTGGAACCGCGGATCGAGCATCACCCTGGCCCGCGACGAGAACTACTGGGGCGCCAAGCCCAAGGTCGCCAAGGTGGTGTTCCACTACATCACCGAGCAGAACGCCGCCAACAACGCACAGCTGACCGGGCAGACCGACATCCAGACCGCGGTCGACCCGACGCTGCTGTCCGCGTTCGCAGGCAACAGCGGGTTCGCCGTCCTCAAGGGCACCACGACCGACAAGTTCACGCTCGCCTTCAACGGCACCCAGGCGCCGTTCACCGACCCCGCCGTGCGGCACGCGATCCGGCAGGCCATCAACAAGCAGGACGTCATCCGCGCCTACGGCGCCGGCCTGGCCATCGGCAGCGCGGTTCCGCCACAGGACCCGTGGTACGAGGACCTCACCGGGATCGACGCCTACAACCCGGACAACGCGCGGAAGCTGCTCGCCGACGCCGGGTTCCCGAACGGACTGTCCCTGACGCTGACCGTCCCGAGCATCTACCCGGCCGCGATCAGCGACGTGCTGGTGTCCAACCTCAAGCAGGCCGGCATCACCCTCACCGTGCAGCCGGTGGAGTTCCAGACCTGGCTGACCAAGGTGTTCCAGCAGCACGACTTCCAGCTCAGCCTCGTCGACCACGCCGAGCCGCGCGACCTGGCCAACTACACCAAGCCGGGCTACTACTTCGGCTACGACGACAAGCAGGTGCAGGACTGGTACGCCCAGGCGCGGCTGGCGGCCACCGACGCCGAGCGGGACGCGCTGCTCAAGCGGGTCGGCAGGCAGATCTCCGAGGACGCGGCGACCGACTGGCTGCTGCTCGGCCAGGCCAGCACCGTGGTGCGCACCGGTGTGTACGGCGTGCCGCAGAACGAAACCAGCAACCGCTTCAACCTGAGCACGGTCGCGGTCGCCAAGTGA
- a CDS encoding ABC transporter permease produces the protein MTLFVLRRAGLLVVSLLVASLLVFVLLRLLPGDVAATIGGIQASPEQLAAIRAGLGLDRSLAVQYGDWLTGVLRGDFGRSQLNGTSVSAELAAKLEVTAPLIAGAIAVAVAVAVPLGTWAAVRHRGWAGGGISALAQIGIAVPALWLALVLVLVFSVTLGWLPAQGFPVDGWAEPGAALESLVLPWIALGLTEGAVLLRFVRSAVLGVLHSDYLRTARAKGLTRTRALLRHGFRNAAVPVVSVLGLQLATLVVGTIVIERVFTLPGVGSMLVTDVGNRDLVKVQGEVFAVVAAVMLIGFAVDLVHRIVDPRLQEAR, from the coding sequence GTGACGCTGTTCGTGCTGCGCCGCGCCGGGCTGCTGGTGGTGTCGCTGCTCGTCGCCAGCCTGCTCGTGTTCGTGTTGTTGCGGCTGCTCCCTGGCGACGTCGCCGCCACCATCGGCGGTATCCAGGCGAGCCCGGAGCAGCTGGCCGCGATCCGCGCCGGTCTCGGCCTGGACCGCTCGCTCGCCGTCCAGTACGGCGACTGGCTGACCGGGGTGCTGCGCGGCGACTTCGGCCGCTCGCAGCTCAACGGCACCTCGGTCAGCGCCGAACTCGCCGCCAAGCTGGAGGTGACCGCGCCGCTGATCGCCGGGGCGATCGCCGTCGCCGTCGCGGTCGCGGTGCCGCTGGGCACCTGGGCGGCGGTGCGGCACCGCGGCTGGGCCGGCGGCGGCATCAGCGCGCTGGCCCAGATCGGCATCGCGGTGCCGGCGCTGTGGCTCGCGCTGGTGCTCGTGCTGGTGTTCTCGGTGACCCTGGGCTGGCTGCCGGCTCAGGGCTTCCCCGTCGACGGGTGGGCCGAACCCGGAGCGGCACTGGAAAGCCTGGTGCTGCCGTGGATCGCGCTCGGCCTCACCGAAGGCGCCGTGCTGCTGCGGTTCGTGCGGTCCGCCGTGCTGGGTGTGCTGCACTCGGACTACCTGCGCACCGCGCGCGCCAAGGGCCTGACCCGCACCCGGGCGCTGCTGCGGCACGGGTTCCGCAACGCCGCCGTGCCGGTGGTGTCGGTGCTCGGGTTGCAGCTGGCCACCCTGGTCGTCGGCACGATCGTGATCGAGCGGGTGTTCACGCTGCCCGGCGTGGGCAGCATGCTCGTCACCGACGTCGGCAACCGCGACCTGGTCAAGGTGCAGGGCGAGGTGTTCGCCGTCGTCGCCGCGGTGATGCTGATCGGCTTCGCCGTCGACCTCGTGCACCGGATCGTCGACCCGCGGCTGCAGGAGGCGCGATGA
- a CDS encoding ABC transporter permease has translation MSRAAATRRRRALRTVLTALVRRPAGVFGLAVFALLVLGAVVSLFWTPFDPQATDPGRAWLLPLQDGHLLGTDRIGHDQFSQLLAGSRETLVAAVASAALATVLGLALALPAALAPRWISAPVIQLIDILVAFPVLLLAMVLAAVYGSSLATVVAAIGIGFGVAVARVARAELAAARGSDYVLAARAAGARTGRIIRKHLLPALAPTLIVQLSLVMALAVLAEAALTYLGYGSSPSTPSWGGMLHEQQAYISARPLLVIWPGLAVALTVLGFNLLGDALRDATDPRLRSSR, from the coding sequence ATGAGCCGCGCCGCCGCGACGCGCCGCCGCCGCGCGCTGCGCACCGTGCTGACGGCGCTCGTCCGCCGCCCGGCCGGCGTGTTCGGGCTGGCCGTGTTCGCCCTGCTCGTGCTGGGTGCCGTGGTGTCGCTGTTCTGGACCCCGTTCGACCCACAGGCCACCGATCCCGGCCGGGCGTGGCTGCTGCCGTTGCAGGACGGGCACCTGCTGGGCACCGACCGGATCGGGCACGACCAGTTCAGCCAGCTGCTCGCGGGCAGCCGCGAAACGCTGGTCGCCGCGGTGGCGTCGGCCGCGCTGGCGACCGTGCTCGGGCTCGCGCTCGCCCTGCCCGCGGCGCTCGCGCCGCGCTGGATCAGCGCGCCGGTGATCCAGTTGATCGACATCCTCGTCGCGTTCCCCGTGCTGCTGCTGGCGATGGTGCTCGCCGCGGTGTACGGCAGCTCGCTGGCCACCGTCGTCGCGGCGATCGGCATCGGGTTCGGCGTCGCGGTCGCCCGCGTCGCGCGGGCCGAGCTGGCCGCGGCGCGCGGCAGCGACTACGTGCTCGCCGCCCGCGCCGCCGGCGCCCGCACCGGGCGGATCATCCGCAAGCACCTGCTGCCCGCGCTCGCCCCGACGCTCATCGTGCAGCTGTCACTGGTGATGGCGCTGGCCGTGCTCGCCGAGGCGGCGCTGACCTACCTGGGCTACGGCAGCTCACCGTCCACCCCGTCCTGGGGCGGCATGCTGCACGAGCAGCAGGCCTACATCAGCGCCCGTCCGTTGCTGGTGATCTGGCCGGGACTGGCGGTGGCGCTGACCGTGCTGGGGTTCAACCTGCTCGGCGACGCGCTGCGCGACGCGACCGACCCACGCCTGCGGAGCAGCCGATGA
- a CDS encoding ABC transporter ATP-binding protein, with amino-acid sequence MTLLEVSGLTVHIGGKRVLDGVGLSLAAGDSLGLIGESGSGKSLTALAVLGLLPEDARVEGSVRLDGAELVGLGDRALSRIRGERVAMVFQEPLTALNPLMRVGKQIAEPLRLHRGLSRRQARAEAVRLAAEVGLPDPEHAVRAFPHQLSGGQRQRVGIAMALACRPALLIADEPTTALDVTVQAEILRLIRGLAEEQGSALLFITHDLAVLAQVARRVLVLGGGRVLEEGSLREILHAPAHPYTRTLLDVARAESVEVTR; translated from the coding sequence ATGACCTTGCTGGAAGTGTCCGGATTGACCGTCCACATCGGAGGGAAACGCGTGCTGGACGGGGTCGGCCTGTCACTGGCGGCGGGGGACAGCCTCGGGCTCATCGGGGAGTCCGGCTCGGGCAAGTCGCTGACCGCCCTGGCGGTGCTCGGCCTGCTGCCCGAGGATGCCCGCGTCGAGGGCAGCGTGCGGCTCGACGGCGCCGAGCTGGTCGGGCTCGGCGACCGCGCGTTGTCGCGCATCCGCGGCGAACGGGTCGCGATGGTGTTCCAGGAACCGCTGACCGCGCTCAACCCGCTGATGCGGGTGGGCAAGCAGATCGCCGAACCGCTGCGCCTGCACCGCGGCCTGTCGCGGCGGCAGGCCCGTGCGGAGGCGGTGCGGCTGGCGGCCGAGGTGGGACTGCCCGATCCCGAGCACGCCGTGCGGGCGTTCCCGCACCAGCTCTCCGGCGGGCAGCGGCAACGCGTCGGTATCGCGATGGCGTTGGCTTGCCGCCCTGCGCTACTGATCGCCGACGAGCCGACCACCGCGCTGGACGTGACCGTACAGGCGGAGATCCTGCGGCTGATCCGCGGGCTCGCCGAGGAGCAGGGCAGCGCGCTGCTGTTCATCACCCACGACCTGGCCGTGCTGGCCCAGGTGGCGCGGCGGGTCCTGGTCCTCGGCGGCGGGCGGGTGCTGGAGGAGGGCTCGCTGCGGGAGATCCTGCACGCGCCCGCACACCCCTACACCCGCACTCTCCTGGACGTGGCGCGGGCGGAGTCGGTGGAGGTGACGCGGTGA
- a CDS encoding ATP-binding cassette domain-containing protein, translating to MLSAEGLHRSFRLPRRSLFGPRGERHAVRDVSLSVEAGRHLGIVGESGAGKSTLLRLLLALDRPDSGAVHYRGRPVEGGRLTWFREAVQVVLQDPMSSLDPRSVVRDIVAEPLECLRVPGDHDERVAEVLTDVGLEPDAAWRYPHEFSGGQRQRIAIARALAPRPEVLVGDEPFSALDASVRAQVIALVRDLATRFGLTLVLVSHDLGVVRQLCDEVIVLRDGAVAERGDTADVLQAPRHPYTRALLAAVPRLPEEVP from the coding sequence CTGCTGTCGGCCGAGGGGCTGCACCGGTCCTTCCGCCTGCCCCGGCGCTCGCTGTTCGGCCCACGCGGCGAGCGGCACGCCGTGCGCGACGTGTCCCTGTCCGTCGAAGCCGGGCGGCACCTGGGCATCGTCGGTGAGTCCGGGGCAGGCAAGTCCACCCTGCTGCGGCTGCTGCTCGCGCTCGACCGGCCCGACTCGGGCGCCGTCCACTACCGCGGCCGCCCCGTCGAGGGCGGGCGGCTGACCTGGTTCCGGGAAGCCGTGCAGGTCGTGCTGCAGGACCCGATGAGCTCGCTGGACCCGCGCAGCGTCGTCCGCGACATCGTCGCCGAACCGCTGGAGTGCCTGCGGGTGCCCGGCGACCACGACGAGCGCGTGGCCGAGGTGCTCACCGATGTCGGCCTGGAACCGGACGCCGCCTGGCGCTACCCGCACGAGTTCTCCGGCGGACAGCGCCAGCGGATCGCGATCGCCCGCGCGCTCGCGCCCCGTCCCGAGGTGCTCGTCGGCGACGAACCGTTCTCCGCGCTGGACGCGTCCGTGCGTGCCCAGGTCATCGCGCTGGTCCGCGACCTCGCCACCCGGTTCGGGCTCACCCTCGTGCTGGTCTCGCACGACCTCGGGGTCGTGCGGCAGCTGTGCGACGAGGTGATCGTCCTGCGGGACGGCGCGGTCGCCGAGCGTGGCGACACCGCCGACGTCCTGCAGGCGCCCCGCCATCCCTACACCCGGGCCCTGCTGGCCGCGGTCCCGCGGCTGCCCGAGGAGGTGCCATGA
- a CDS encoding LLM class flavin-dependent oxidoreductase — protein sequence MAQHDVRGDYGRLPSPLVFFGAVAARTSRLRLGTAVTVLPLEDPVRLAEDAAVLDALSGGRLELGLGTGGANQEAFAVFGHDAARRRELFDDRLATLRPALRGDLLPGGSHVLQPPAPGLAGRLWQSTSDTGRAAAIGRAGDGLLLGTAVHDPRTVQRPLAEAYRTAAVNPRYAIVHAVFPAKDRQTARDDLAPALDVHRANFAELAGLSAEEHLARINVHHGATEEVVDSLRADPALLGYLGPDSWFLPVVQHEVSQVDADIERLRIIATEIAPALGWQPCALRWGS from the coding sequence GTGGCCCAGCACGACGTCCGCGGCGACTACGGGCGTCTGCCCTCACCGCTGGTGTTCTTCGGCGCCGTGGCGGCGCGCACGTCCCGCCTGCGGCTGGGCACCGCTGTCACGGTGCTGCCGCTGGAGGACCCGGTACGCCTGGCCGAGGATGCCGCCGTGCTCGACGCGCTCTCCGGCGGCAGGCTGGAGCTCGGCCTCGGCACCGGAGGCGCGAACCAGGAAGCCTTCGCTGTGTTCGGGCACGATGCCGCGCGGCGCCGCGAGCTGTTCGACGACCGGCTCGCCACCTTGCGCCCGGCGCTGCGCGGCGACCTGCTGCCGGGCGGGTCGCACGTGCTGCAGCCGCCGGCTCCAGGGCTCGCCGGCAGGCTGTGGCAGTCCACTTCGGACACCGGTCGGGCCGCCGCGATCGGCCGCGCCGGTGACGGGCTGCTGCTGGGCACCGCGGTGCACGACCCGCGCACCGTGCAACGCCCGCTCGCCGAGGCCTACCGGACGGCCGCGGTGAACCCGCGGTACGCCATCGTGCACGCCGTCTTCCCCGCCAAGGACCGGCAGACCGCCCGCGACGACCTCGCCCCGGCCCTGGACGTCCACCGCGCGAACTTCGCCGAGCTGGCCGGGCTGTCGGCCGAGGAGCACCTGGCGCGGATCAACGTCCACCACGGCGCGACGGAGGAGGTCGTGGACAGCCTGCGCGCCGACCCGGCCCTGCTCGGCTACCTCGGTCCGGACAGCTGGTTCCTGCCGGTCGTCCAGCACGAGGTGTCCCAGGTGGACGCCGACATCGAACGGTTGCGGATCATCGCCACCGAGATCGCGCCGGCCCTGGGGTGGCAGCCGTGCGCCCTGCGCTGGGGTTCCTGA
- a CDS encoding LLM class flavin-dependent oxidoreductase encodes MRPALGFLTHVHGAGAEPGRLYRDLVELFVAAEELGYESGWVAQHHFQPEHGRLPAPLVLRAAAAERTSRIRLGTAVTVLPLEDPLRLAEDVLVLDDLSGGRVELGLGSGAASAGEFAVFGRNADRRHGDYDRNLGVLTQALASHPVAGRLWESTLRPDALVRGAHAGRGLLLGAGPADPVQVKLADTHVAARRGRTRIATVRGVFPGPDAATAAAELAPGVARYLPLHVQAGWAPHARVGVHELLRLMNVQYGPPARITETLRADPVLSGHGTHLIAAVQAEFDARPGTAAARGTGPRDRPAPGR; translated from the coding sequence GTGCGCCCTGCGCTGGGGTTCCTGACCCACGTCCACGGTGCGGGTGCCGAGCCGGGGCGGCTCTACCGCGACCTGGTCGAGCTGTTCGTCGCGGCCGAGGAGCTGGGCTATGAGTCCGGCTGGGTGGCGCAGCACCACTTCCAGCCCGAGCACGGACGCCTGCCCGCACCGCTGGTGCTGCGCGCCGCCGCCGCGGAACGCACCAGCCGCATCCGGCTCGGCACCGCCGTCACCGTGCTGCCGCTGGAGGACCCGCTGCGCCTCGCGGAGGACGTGCTCGTGCTCGACGACCTGTCCGGTGGCCGGGTCGAGCTGGGTCTGGGCAGCGGGGCGGCGTCGGCGGGGGAGTTCGCCGTGTTCGGTCGCAACGCCGACCGGCGCCACGGTGACTACGACCGCAACCTCGGCGTGCTCACGCAAGCGCTGGCCAGTCACCCAGTCGCCGGCCGCCTGTGGGAGTCCACGCTGCGGCCCGATGCGCTGGTGCGCGGCGCTCACGCCGGGCGGGGGCTGCTGCTCGGCGCCGGCCCGGCGGACCCGGTGCAGGTGAAGCTCGCCGACACCCACGTCGCCGCGCGGCGGGGCCGGACCCGGATCGCTACCGTGCGGGGTGTCTTCCCCGGCCCGGACGCCGCCACCGCCGCCGCCGAGCTCGCTCCGGGTGTCGCCCGCTACCTGCCGCTGCACGTCCAGGCCGGGTGGGCGCCGCACGCCCGCGTCGGCGTGCACGAACTGCTCCGGCTGATGAACGTCCAGTACGGTCCGCCTGCGCGGATCACCGAAACGCTGCGAGCCGATCCGGTGCTGTCCGGCCACGGCACCCACCTCATCGCCGCGGTGCAGGCCGAGTTCGACGCTCGACCAGGCACTGCGGCGGCTCGAGGTACTGGCCCGCGAGATCGCCCCGCACCTGGGAGGTGA
- a CDS encoding P1 family peptidase, with amino-acid sequence MTTAVGKGNVGAGTGAIAAEMKGGVGTASTVLPDGTVVATSAALTVPEAYPFAGGGQDGLALSVRPSHGLGDGDTVFSVVTGATAAGFCGIPAAEAPWALYLTVALSRIRYL; translated from the coding sequence ATGACCACCGCGGTCGGGAAGGGCAACGTCGGTGCCGGGACGGGGGCGATCGCGGCCGAGATGAAAGGCGGCGTGGGCACCGCGAGCACTGTCCTGCCCGACGGCACCGTGGTCGCCACCTCGGCGGCGCTCACCGTGCCCGAGGCGTACCCCTTCGCAGGCGGGGGCCAGGACGGGCTGGCGCTGAGCGTGCGCCCGTCCCACGGCCTCGGCGATGGCGACACCGTGTTTTCGGTCGTCACCGGCGCCACGGCGGCCGGGTTCTGTGGGATCCCCGCCGCCGAGGCGCCGTGGGCTCTCTACTTGACCGTCGCCTTGTCGAGGATCAGGTACTTGTAG